In Phoenix dactylifera cultivar Barhee BC4 chromosome 11, palm_55x_up_171113_PBpolish2nd_filt_p, whole genome shotgun sequence, the following are encoded in one genomic region:
- the LOC103705188 gene encoding aminoacylase-1 isoform X1: MERSNRLSSYPLLRFPFLLFLLLSSSAALTAATSENANKGASFSAAEAEAAVSRFQEYLRINTSQPDPDYATAVRFLRAQADALSLESDVFEFAPGKPLLLLRWPGRIPSLHALLLNSHTDVVPAEPLKWVYPPFSAALDPSTGNIYARGSQDMKCVGLQYLEALRRLRAADFAPDRTIYLSFVPDEEIGGNDGAGRFAASEKFQKMKVGVVLDEGLASPGEEYRVFYGERSPWWLVIRARGAPGHGAKLYDGSAMENLMKSVEAVRRFRAAQFDLVKAGVKAEGEVVSVNLVYLKAGTPSPTGFVMNLQPSEAEVGLDIRVPPNADTEALERRIAEEWAPSSRNMTFEFKHKVSVHDLFGKPAITAADNSNPWWMLLEEAMKKANGKLSKPEIFPASTDSRFFRERGIPAFGFSPMANTPILLHGHNEFLNKDEYLKGIEIYESIIKAFASYKGDTKDEESRAEL; the protein is encoded by the exons ATGGAGAGAAGCAACCGGCTCTCCTCTTATCCACTCCTCCGCTTCCCCTTCCTCCTGTTCCTCCTCCTCTCATCGTCGGCGGCGCTCACGGCGGCGACATCAGAAAACGCTAATAAAGGCGCCTCCTTTTCCGCCGCcgaggcggaggcggcggtTTCCCGATTCCAGGAGTACCTCCGGATCAACACCTCCCAGCCGGACCCCGACTACGCCACGGCCGTCCGCTTCCTCCGCGCCCAGGCCGACGCTCTTTCCCTCGAGTCCGACGTCTTCGAGTTCGCCCCCGGcaagcccctcctcctcctccggtgGCCCGGCCGCATCCCCTCCCTCCACGCCCTCCTCCTTAACTCCCATACCGACGTCGTCCCCGCCGAGCCCCTCAAGTGGGTCTATCCCCCCTTCTCCGCGGCTCTCGACCCCTCCACCGGCAACATCTACGCCCGTGGCTCCCAGGACATGAAGTGCGTCGGCCTCCAGTACCTCGAGGCCCTCCGTCGGCTCCGTGCCGCCGACTTTGCCCCGGACCGCACCATCTACCTCTCCTTCGTCCCCGACGAGGAGATCGGGGGGAACGACGGCGCCGGGAGATTCGCCGCGTCGGAGAAGTTTCAAAAAATGAAGGTCGGGGTGGTGCTTGACGAGGGACTGGCGTCGCCGGGGGAGGAGTACAGGGTGTTCTACGGGGAGAGGAGCCCCTGGTGGCTAGTGATCAGAGCGCGGGGAGCGCCGGGGCACGGGGCGAAGCTTTATGATGGGAGTGCGATGGAGAATTTGATGAAGAGTGTGGAGGCCGTGAGGCGGTTCAGGGCGGCACAGTTCGATTTGGTGAAGGCTGGGGTGAAGGCCGAGGGGGAGGTGGTGTCGGTGAATCTGGTCTACCTCAAGGCTGGGACGCCATCACCCACT GGTTTTGTCATGAATCTGCAGCCATCTGAAGCAGAGGTAGGCCTTGACATCCGAGTCCCTCCTAATGCTGATACTGAAGCATTGGAGAGACGTATTGCTGAAGAATGGGCACCTTCATCACGTAATATGACATTCGAG TTTAAGCACAAGGTTTCTGTGCATGATCTGTTTGGAAAGCCAGCCATTACGGCTGCTGACAATTCCAACCCATGGTGGATGCTGTTGGAAGAAGCTATGAAGAAAGCCAATGGTAAACTAAGTAAGCCAGAAATATTCCCAGCCTCAACTGATTCTCGATTTTTCAGAGAACGAGGGATACCTGCATTTGGTTTTTCACCAATGGCAAATACTCCTATATTGCTTCATGGCCATAATGAG
- the LOC103705188 gene encoding aminoacylase-1 isoform X2: MERSNRLSSYPLLRFPFLLFLLLSSSAALTAATSENANKGASFSAAEAEAAVSRFQEYLRINTSQPDPDYATAVRFLRAQADALSLESDVFEFAPGKPLLLLRWPGRIPSLHALLLNSHTDVVPAEPLKWVYPPFSAALDPSTGNIYARGSQDMKCVGLQYLEALRRLRAADFAPDRTIYLSFVPDEEIGGNDGAGRFAASEKFQKMKVGVVLDEGLASPGEEYRVFYGERSPWWLVIRARGAPGHGAKLYDGSAMENLMKSVEAVRRFRAAQFDLVKAGVKAEGEVVSVNLVYLKAGTPSPTGFVMNLQPSEAEVGLDIRVPPNADTEALERRIAEEWAPSSRNMTFEFLNKDEYLKGIEIYESIIKAFASYKGDTKDEESRAEL, encoded by the exons ATGGAGAGAAGCAACCGGCTCTCCTCTTATCCACTCCTCCGCTTCCCCTTCCTCCTGTTCCTCCTCCTCTCATCGTCGGCGGCGCTCACGGCGGCGACATCAGAAAACGCTAATAAAGGCGCCTCCTTTTCCGCCGCcgaggcggaggcggcggtTTCCCGATTCCAGGAGTACCTCCGGATCAACACCTCCCAGCCGGACCCCGACTACGCCACGGCCGTCCGCTTCCTCCGCGCCCAGGCCGACGCTCTTTCCCTCGAGTCCGACGTCTTCGAGTTCGCCCCCGGcaagcccctcctcctcctccggtgGCCCGGCCGCATCCCCTCCCTCCACGCCCTCCTCCTTAACTCCCATACCGACGTCGTCCCCGCCGAGCCCCTCAAGTGGGTCTATCCCCCCTTCTCCGCGGCTCTCGACCCCTCCACCGGCAACATCTACGCCCGTGGCTCCCAGGACATGAAGTGCGTCGGCCTCCAGTACCTCGAGGCCCTCCGTCGGCTCCGTGCCGCCGACTTTGCCCCGGACCGCACCATCTACCTCTCCTTCGTCCCCGACGAGGAGATCGGGGGGAACGACGGCGCCGGGAGATTCGCCGCGTCGGAGAAGTTTCAAAAAATGAAGGTCGGGGTGGTGCTTGACGAGGGACTGGCGTCGCCGGGGGAGGAGTACAGGGTGTTCTACGGGGAGAGGAGCCCCTGGTGGCTAGTGATCAGAGCGCGGGGAGCGCCGGGGCACGGGGCGAAGCTTTATGATGGGAGTGCGATGGAGAATTTGATGAAGAGTGTGGAGGCCGTGAGGCGGTTCAGGGCGGCACAGTTCGATTTGGTGAAGGCTGGGGTGAAGGCCGAGGGGGAGGTGGTGTCGGTGAATCTGGTCTACCTCAAGGCTGGGACGCCATCACCCACT GGTTTTGTCATGAATCTGCAGCCATCTGAAGCAGAGGTAGGCCTTGACATCCGAGTCCCTCCTAATGCTGATACTGAAGCATTGGAGAGACGTATTGCTGAAGAATGGGCACCTTCATCACGTAATATGACATTCGAG
- the LOC103705220 gene encoding uncharacterized protein LOC103705220 has translation MKAAMEEVAKKLTLWHTRTFRPMFTHDELEPIMLAAGFVPLPLYEAAAPGGGGTAWKEYKYRAAAEGEMLPRPRLPYPRIDGLHLMAYKAFFLALEFYLGAHLVPELFHVRTMSLTKAQDGDIDRTYRPMRECEMELEGEWILAYRDGTLDSFTKMICSKDEEDGSISEKGLKKMNSYDDSNSPASLMNFVAWKDLLPSTDIAG, from the exons ATGAAGGCTGCGATGGAGGAGGTGGCGAAGAAGCTGACGCTGTGGCACACGCGGACGTTTCGGCCGATGTTCACCCACGATGAGCTGGAGCCCATCATGCTGGCGGCGGGGTTCGTGCCCCTGCCGTTGTATGAGGCGGCGGCGCCGGGGGGCGGTGGGACGGCGTGGAAGGAGTACAAGTAccgggcggcggcggagggggagATGCTGCCGCGGCCGCGGCTGCCGTACCCGAGGATCGACGGGCTGCACCTGATGGCGTACAAGGCCTTCTTCCTCGCCCTCGAGTTCTACCTCGGCGCCCACCTCGTCCCCGAACTGTTCCACGTCAG GACCATGTCTCTCACTAAGGCGCAGGACGGAGACATCGACAGAACCTATCGTCCCATGAGAGAATGCGAGATGGAATTGGAAGGAGAATGGATTCTCGCGTATCGTGACGGCACTTTGGATAGCTTCACAAAGATGATCTGCAGcaaggatgaagaagatggCAGCATCAGCGAAAAAGGCCTCAAGAAAATGAATAGCTATGACGACAGCAATAGCCCTGCCAGCTTAATGAACTTCGTTGCTTGGAAGGACCTTTTACCGAGCACAGATATCGCTGGCTAA
- the LOC108511214 gene encoding heavy metal-associated isoprenylated plant protein 28-like isoform X1, protein MPCFGKSNQKKTIELKVEMVALHEKRVRKCLSKVKGIEKVEVEASIQKVVVTGYAHRNKILKALRRVGLRAEFWSPQNEILSAYASASLMINNFSFF, encoded by the exons ATGCCTTGCTTTGGGAAAAGCAACCAAAAGAAG ACTATTGAGCTCAAGGTGGAGATGGTAGCATTACATGAAAAGAGAGTGAGGAAATGCCTGTCCAAAGTAAAAG GGATAGAGAAGGTTGAGGTGGAGGCCAGCATTCAGAAAGTTGTGGTCACAGGATATGCACACAGGAACAAAATCCTCAAAGCCCTGAGGAGAGTGGGGTTGAGAGCAGAGTTCTGGTCCCCGCAGAACGAGATACTCAGTGCCTACGCCAGTGCAAGCCTAATGATCAACaacttcagcttcttctag
- the LOC108511214 gene encoding heavy metal-associated isoprenylated plant protein 28-like isoform X2: protein METIELKVEMVALHEKRVRKCLSKVKGIEKVEVEASIQKVVVTGYAHRNKILKALRRVGLRAEFWSPQNEILSAYASASLMINNFSFF from the exons ATGGAG ACTATTGAGCTCAAGGTGGAGATGGTAGCATTACATGAAAAGAGAGTGAGGAAATGCCTGTCCAAAGTAAAAG GGATAGAGAAGGTTGAGGTGGAGGCCAGCATTCAGAAAGTTGTGGTCACAGGATATGCACACAGGAACAAAATCCTCAAAGCCCTGAGGAGAGTGGGGTTGAGAGCAGAGTTCTGGTCCCCGCAGAACGAGATACTCAGTGCCTACGCCAGTGCAAGCCTAATGATCAACaacttcagcttcttctag
- the LOC103705186 gene encoding pentatricopeptide repeat-containing protein At1g62350: MHSAVLCAPSLLRPNAKTQTLEDLHGRLWISEWPQTRRPGRMRVITMRDRSKNRKPTQRGRYLSIEAIQAVQALKRAKISGDDSLDRVLESKVRRLIKADTISVLRELLSQGEGFLALQVFEEVRKEHWYKPRLLAYADMIKVLASNDLLDKVELMCSYLKTERLEADTEGFNLLLETLLEFGFTQSAMDCYRLMKLWNSEPDESTFRILINGLESKGEMDLSIALRQEGEMYFGRPLEFLEKTEEMASTGVAES, encoded by the exons ATGCACTCTGCTGTCCTTTGCGCTCCTTCTCTGTTGCGCCCCAACGCCAAAACTCAAACCCTAGAAGATCTCCATGGCCGGCTCTGGATCTCGGAGTGGCCTCAGACGCGGAGACCGGGGAGGATGAGGGTTATCACCATGAGAGACCGGAGCAAGAACCGGAAACCCACCCAGAGGGGGCGGTACCTCAGCATCGAGGCGATCCAGGCCGTCCAGGCCCTGAAGCGGGCCAAGATCAGCGGCGACGATTCGCTGGATCGCGTGCTCGAATCGAAGGTCCGGCGTCTGATCAAGGCGGATACGATTTCCGTGCTCCGGGAGCTCCTGAGCCAGGGCGAGGGTTTCCTCGCTCTCCAG GTTTTTGAAGAGGTTCGGAAGGAGCATTGGTATAAGCCTCGTTTATTGGCGTATGCTGACATGATCAAGGTGTTAGCAAGCAACGATTTACTTGACAAGGTTGAACTGATGTGTTCATATCTGAAGACAGAGCGTTTGGAGGCTGACACTGAAGGTTTTAATTTGCTTTTAGAGACTCTGTTGGAGTTTGGCTTCACACAATCTGCTATGGACTGCTATCGCCTGATGAAGCTGTGGAACAGTGAGCCAGATGAGTCTACATTTAGGATATTGATAAATGGACTTGAATCCAAGGGAGAAATGGATCTTTCAATTGCTTTAAGACAAGAAGGAGAAATGTATTTTGGTAGGCCTCTGGAATTTTTAGAGAAAACAGAAGAGATGGCATCAACTGGTGTAGCTGAGTCTTAG
- the LOC103705219 gene encoding transcription factor MYB35-like: MSKTTGTPSSKRSSFTHRPISDIIQIIGGFPATATATSTNSNTNQDYSPCSTRINNRDQDLKNTLLSKATPIIHPTFPERKPSTSNLLPQLHDASTITIVTYTSSSEASSSFTTTVLPILPELKWSDFLIEDVFLPDDEGESEPKLMEGSARVDQNSLVDEWWGAMDDNVQGSPYDGSSSFVVAILDRHQETLFQFPEFLDDTDYIL; the protein is encoded by the coding sequence ATGTCAAAAACTACTGGAACACCAAGCTCAAAAAGAAGCTCATTCACCCACCGCCCCATCTCCGACATCATCCAAATTATTGGTGGCTTCCCAGCAACTGCCACTGCTACAAGCACTAACAGTAACACTAACCAAGACTACTCCCCTTGTAGCACCAGAATCAACAACCGAGACCAAGACCTTAAGAATACTTTGCTCTCCAAAGCCACACCGATCATCCATCCGACCTTCCCTGAAAGAAAACCATCGACGAGCAATCTCCTCCCACAACTTCATGATGCGAGCACTATCACTATAGTCACATATACCTCCTCTAGTGAAGCATCTTCCTCCTTCACTACGACGGTACTGCCAATATTGCCGGAGCTTAAGTGGAGCGATTTTCTCATAGAAGATGTATTTTTACCCGATGATGAAGGCGAGAGTGAGCCCAAATTGATGGAGGGGAGTGCAAGGGTGGACCAGAATAGTTTGGTTGATGAGTGGTGGGGTGCAATGGATGACAATGTTCAGGGATCTCCATATGATGGGTCAAGCTCGTTTGTAGTTGCTATCTTAGACCGCCATCAAGAGACTTTATTTCAGTTTCCAGAGTTTCTTGATGATACCGATTACATCCTATAG